A DNA window from Primulina tabacum isolate GXHZ01 chromosome 12, ASM2559414v2, whole genome shotgun sequence contains the following coding sequences:
- the LOC142520606 gene encoding uncharacterized protein LOC142520606, whose protein sequence is MVQKRTFDEDESIGVSSKQPRQLEPNKQLITTLEFPSESAVLSPYVSGKGDNRSAKIKPEYIEKFNITGADPLFFIKKDVASSASSSLPYSSWATSSVCEEDMRLEWPFHMLSSPDYHNTERPPRSNVHHAEIYSFLLDHPPRKVVPVGPDFQANVLEWVEHGNQRTLKCSKYPQEESNLISQAPESVPFKPFDSEKELAGYRVIPMPESVSPAESNEVGVGRVDCSCEDMGSIRCVRQHILEAREKLKRTFGHETFTELGFCDMGELVAENWSEDEEQLFHEVVFSNPVSVGKNFWDHLAVVFPSRTRKEIVSYYFNVFMLRKRAEQNRIDPMNIDSDDDQWHWTDDSSDDEVEVDGFELESPLEADRREIFDKVTHPSGEDVCQTTAAYPGNIHATCKISGGDHSHETGSPGIKNEPRTSGDAVVALDECAEKSDDHRQWTGTNGASGHDFMLEACNAREWEGGYMAHTRNEVDLLPTCSMIEEVFGTGSWNCKARDGQGLS, encoded by the exons ATGGTACAGAAACGCACTTTTGATGAGGACGAGTCAATTGGAGTTTCATCTAAACAACCTAGGCAACTCGAGCCAAATAAGCAACTCATTACAACTTTGGAATTTCCTTCTGAATCTGCAGTTCTGAGTCCTTACGTTTCAG GTAAAGGGGATAACCGTTCAGCTAAAATTAAGCCTGAATATATCGAGAAGTTCAATATTACTGGTGCGGATCCTCTATTTTTCATTAAGAAAGATGTTGCATCCTCAGCCTCCAGTTCTCTTCCCTACAGTTCCTGGGCCACCAGCAGTGTCTGTGAAGAGGATATGAGGTTGGAGTGGCCATTTCACATGTTGTCTTCCCCTGATTATCATAATACTGAACGTCCACCAAGGTCCAATGTGCACCATGCAGAGATTTATTCGTTTCTTTTGGATCATCCTCCTCGAAAAGTTGTTCCTGTGGGACCAGATTTCCAGGCTAATGTACTGGAATGGGTTGAGCATGGAAATCAGAGGACACTTAAATGCTCGAAGTATCCACAGGAAGAATCTAATCTGATTTCTCAAGCTCCAGAATCTGTTCCTTTCAAGCCTTTTGATTCTGAGAAGGAATTGGCTGGGTATCGAGTCATTCCAATGCCTGAATCAGTATCGCCTGCAGAGAGTAATGAGGTTGGGGTTGGTAGAGTAGATTGTTCATGCGAAGACATGGGCTCAATCAGATGTGTCCGACAACACATTCTAGAAGCCAGAGAGAAACTCAAAAGAACATTCGGGCATGAGACTTTTACTGAGCTCGGTTTCTGTGATATGGGAGAGTTAGTTGCAGAGAACTGGAGTGAAGACGAAGAGCAATTATTTCATGAGGTTGTATTTTCCAATCCTGTATCAGTAGGAAAGAACTTTTGGGACCATCTAGCGGTTGTATTTCCCTCCAGGACAAGGAAAGAAATTGTCAGTTATTATTTTAATGTCTTTATGCTTCGAAAACGTGCTGAGCAAAACAGGATTGATCCAATGAACATTGACAGCGATGATGATCAATGGCATTGGACTGACGATTCTAGCGATGATGAGGTTGAAGTTGATGGTTTTGAGCTTGAATCGCCTTTAGAAGCCGATAGACGTGAAATCTTTGATAAAGTCACGCATCCGTCTGGTGAGGATGTTTGCCAGACAACCGCTGCATATCCTGGTAATATACATGCCACCTGCAAGATTTCAGGTGGCGACCATTCTCATGAAACTGGCAGTCCTGGTATTAAAAATGAACCTCGTACATCTGGTGATGCTGTTGTTGCTCTTGACGAGTGTGCGGAGAAAAGTGATGATCATAGACAATGGACTGGCACTAATGGGGCCAGTGGACATGACTTTATGTTGGAGGCTTGTAACGCTCGAGAATGGGAAGGCGGGTACATGGCTCACACAAGAAATGAAGTGGATCTCTTACCCACATGCAGTATGATCGAAGAAGTATTTGGTACTGGATCTTGGAACTGCAAGGCCCGGGATGGACAGGGCTTGAGCTAG